A window from Gasterosteus aculeatus chromosome 14, fGasAcu3.hap1.1, whole genome shotgun sequence encodes these proteins:
- the LOC120832215 gene encoding AP2-associated protein kinase 1 isoform X2 produces MRKFFDSRRELVNSGPGSGGGGGGGGGGGGSGHAGGNFIGRAFNVGRHQVTVEEIIAEGGFAIVFLVRTNQGVRCALKRMYVNNEDDLQVCKCEIQIMKDLVGHKNIVGYLDSSITAMGSRDVWEVLILMDYCKGGQVVNLMNQRLQTGFTEAEALQIFCDTCDAVSRLHQRKTPIVHRDLKVENILLHDKGHYVLCDFGSATNKFQSPQTEGVAIVEEEIKKYTTLSYRAPEMVNLYNNKIITTKADIWALGCLLYKVCFFTLPFGESQVAICDGSFTIPDNSRYSYDLHCLIRYMLEPDPDKRPDIYQVSHFAFKLAQRTCPVQNVKNSPIPSKLPEPIKASEAAAAKKNQAKPRLTDPIPTTETSITPRQRPKAAHTQPAAGILPIQPAALTPRKRANLPGGAAQPVGVSLNLSQPAAALQSQKAQAPALPLVQSLNNSSQPVAPQKQVQPAAATGAETTTKTTTTATAAAAASPMTKADVQQQAQPIVQQQTTPPCGVSATSQQAAQTPSSPAPPQRPARRKQAQPPAAAHGTPDSGQTAASQQQTTLPSAAQAPPASAAISQKSAETTPPTSPKPTGERGHQRTPSDAAANSVVGAPATDSSLQPQGADRDAAPSQSLPSQPSTAQLVELGAGDADQDQNKDGSTILASADTTDAPTQPTWNPFDDDNFSNLTVDKFKTEAKKPTDLPLKIEPSSSEELIPGLQAVSVDNTPQDAVEGPIIPDVDPGASLQASLVVPDPFGILELSDAPEKLIEGLKSPDVSSLMLPDLLSLSDPFGGSLEDSTKDPLAADDSLLGCSLISGPSAPPAASGATSSVSSAPVSAASALDDFSLLSGDCAQSVADSSLLLSDFEPQQTPAEGGPEDEFDPIPVTGRKNSQDLQREPSSSVRPAAPAEDNLRLRTRRAAARVCDEHVSPSDDGSIQLQTSRPSPPAGRVRQLRSPSRPVPSDVLQPAPFKTPAKESAVELGGSSFFKSQKPTAACDVFLQAPFGKRPTDSADPHTFTSAPQPIQTSKRCPPGPGSSPPGPPSLCVRARPLHAETPLPQRPVAVHRVVSRIGQQAAVGSVAVGPLHSWTIGGRPLDDPFVRAPFQPRCSQGKP; encoded by the exons ATGAGGAAGTTCTTTGATTCTCGCCGGGAGTTGGTGAATTCCGGGCCCggttctggaggaggaggaggaggtggaggaggtgggggcggcTCCGGTCATGCAGGCGGAAATTTCATTGGCAGAGCCTTCAATGTCGGGCGACACCAGGTTACTGTTGAGGAGATCATCGCCGAAG GTGGCTTTGCAATCGTGTTCCTGGTGCGGACCAATCAAGGGGTGCGCTGCGCCCTGAAGAGGATGTACGTCAACAATGAGGATGATCTGCAGGTCTGCAAATGCGAGATTCAAATAATG AAAGACCTCGTGGGCCACAAGAACATCGTTGGTTACCTGGACTCCAGTATCACGGCCATGGGGTCGAGGGATGTATGGGAGGTCCTCATACTGATGGACTACTGCAAGG GGGGACAAGTGGTCAATTTGATGAATCAGAGGCTGCAAACCGGATTCACCGAGGCGGAGGCGCTACAGATCTTCTGTGACACCTGCGATGCCGTTTCTCGCCTGCACCAGCGCAAGACACCAATTGTCCACAGAGACCTTAAG GTGGAGAACATCCTCTTGCATGACAAGGGTCATTATGTGCTGTGTGACTTTGGCAGCGCCACCAACAAGTTCCAGAGCCCGCAGACGGAAGGAGTGGCCATCGTGGAGGAAGAGATCAAGAA GTACACGACTTTATCATATCGTGCTCCTGAGATGGTGAACCTCTACAATAACAAGATCATCACCACAAAAGCAGACATCTGG GCGCTGGGCTGTCTGCTCTACAAAGTCTGCTTCTTCACTCTGCCCTTCGGTGAAAGCCAGGTGGCCATCTGTGATGGCAGCTTCACCATCCCGGACAACTCGCGCTACTCCTATGATCTTCACTGCCTCATTC ggtacATGCTGGAGCCGGACCCGGACAAAAGGCCAGATATCTACCAGGTGTCCCACTTTGCTTTTAAGCTGGCTCAGCGGACCTGTCCTGTCCAGAATGTGAAG AATTCTCCAATTCCTTCTAAACTGCCTGAGCCCATTAAAGCGAGtgaggctgcagcagcaaagaAGAACCAGGCTAAACCCAG ACTGACTGATCCAATTCCCACCACTGAAACCTCCATCACCCCTCGCCAGAGGCCCAAAGCAGCCCACACCCAGCCCGCAGCTGGCATCCTACCCATCCAGCCTGCTGCGCTCACCCCCCGCAAGCGAGCTAATCTCCCAGGAGGTGCGGCTCAGCCTGTGG GAGTCAGCTTAAATCTGTCTCAGccagctgcagctctgcagtcACAGAAGGCACAGGCTCCAGCGCTGCCACTCGTCCAGTCACTAAACAATTCAAGTCAGCCTGTGGCTCCACAGAAGCAG GTGCAGCCGgccgcagctacaggagccgagactacaacaaaaacaacaacaacagcgacaGCGGCTGCGGCTGCGTCGCCAATGACCAAGGCTGACGTCCAACAACAGGCGCAGCcgattgtgcagcagcagaCCACACCCCCCTGCGGGGTCAGCGCCACCTCCCAGCAGGCGGCTCAGACTCCATCGAGCCCGGCTCCGCCTCAGCGTCCAGCTCGGCGCAAGCAGGCCCAGCCGCCCGCGGCTGCGCACGGCACACCGGACTCCGGACAGACGGCTGCATCTCAGCAGCAGACGACTCTGCCCTCGGCGGCCCAGGCTCCGCCCGCCTCGGCCGCGATCAGCCAAAAATCTGCTGAGACG ACTCCACCCACTTCTCCGAAGCCAACCGGAGAGCGAGGCCACCAGCGCACGCCGAGTGACGCAGCAGCGAACAGCGTCGTTGGAGCTCCAGCGACCGACTCCTCACTGCAGCCTCAAGGAGCCGACCGAGACGCTGCCCCCAGCCA ATCACTTCCATCCCAGCCGAGCACCGCCCAGCTCGTGGAGCTCGGTGCTGGTGATGCAGATCAGGACCAAAATAAAGATGGTTCCACTATTCTAGCGTCCGCCGATACCACCGACGCCCCCACGCAGCCCACGTGGAACCCTTTTGACGATGACAACTTCTCCAACCTTACTGTAGACAAATTCAAAACTGAGGCCAAAAAGCCCACCG accttCCTTTAAAAATTGAACCATCATCCTCAGAGGAGTTGATACCAGGTCTGCAGGCCGTATCTGTGGATAATACACCTCAAGATGCTG TTGAGGGACCGATCATTCCCGATGTGGATCCTGGAGCCTCGCTGCAGGCCTCGCTGGTTGTCCCGGATCCTTTTGGTATCCTCGAGCTGTCTGATGCACCAG AGAAGCTGATTGAAGGACTCAAATCTCCAGACGTATCTTCACTCATGCTCCCCGACCTCTTGTCCTTGTCGGATCCCTTCGGTGGCTCCCTGGAAGATTCTACTAAAG ACCCTCTCGCCGCAGACGACTCCCTCCTGGGCTGCTCTCTGATCTCGGGTCCGTCCGCCCCTCCAGCGGCGAGCGGTGccacctcctccgtctcttcTGCCCCCGTCTCTGCTGCCTCCGCTCTGGATGATTTCAGTCTGTTGTCTGGAGACTGTGCACAGTCTGTAGCAG ACTCGTCCCTCTTGCTCTCAGACTTTGAGCCCCAGCAGACCCCCGCTGAGGGAGGCCCCGAGGATGAGTTCGATCCGATTCCCGTCACGGGCCGAAAGAATTCCCAAG ACCTGCAGAGGGAGCCGAGCAGCAGCGTGCGGCCCGCTGCTCCGGCTGAGGACAACCTGAGGCTCAGGACTCGGCGGGCCGCCGCACGTGTCTGCGATGAGCACGTGTCGCCATCAGATGATGGGAGCATACAGCTCCAGACAAGCCGGCCGTCTCCACCTGCCGGCAGAGTAAGGCAGctccggtccccgagccgccCGGTCCCCTCCGACGTCCTCCAGCCGGCCCCCTTTAAAACGCCGGCGAAAGAAAGCGCGGTGGAACTCGGCGGCTCctccttttttaaatctcaaAAACCCACGGCGGCCTGTGATGTTTTCCTCCAGGCGCCGTTTGGAAAGAGGCCGACCGACTCTGCTGACCCGCACACATTCACGTCCGCGCCGCAGCCGATTCAAACCAGCAAACGATGTCCCCCGGGTCCGGGATCGTCTCCGCCGGGTCCCCCGTCCCTCTGCGTGAGGGCCCGTCCTCTGCACGCGGAGACGCCTCTGCCCCAGCGGCCAGTGGCGGTGCACCGGGTCGTCTCCAGGATCGGTCAGCAGGCCGCCGTGGGTTCGGTGGCCGTGGGGCCTCTGCATTCCTGGACCATCGGGGGAAGACCTCTGGACGACCCGTTCGTCAGGGCGCCTTTCCAGCCGAGATGCTCTCAGGGGAAACCTTGA
- the LOC120832215 gene encoding AP2-associated protein kinase 1 isoform X1, producing MRKFFDSRRELVNSGPGSGGGGGGGGGGGGSGHAGGNFIGRAFNVGRHQVTVEEIIAEGGFAIVFLVRTNQGVRCALKRMYVNNEDDLQVCKCEIQIMKDLVGHKNIVGYLDSSITAMGSRDVWEVLILMDYCKGGQVVNLMNQRLQTGFTEAEALQIFCDTCDAVSRLHQRKTPIVHRDLKVENILLHDKGHYVLCDFGSATNKFQSPQTEGVAIVEEEIKKYTTLSYRAPEMVNLYNNKIITTKADIWALGCLLYKVCFFTLPFGESQVAICDGSFTIPDNSRYSYDLHCLIRYMLEPDPDKRPDIYQVSHFAFKLAQRTCPVQNVKNSPIPSKLPEPIKASEAAAAKKNQAKPRLTDPIPTTETSITPRQRPKAAHTQPAAGILPIQPAALTPRKRANLPGGAAQPVGVSLNLSQPAAALQSQKAQAPALPLVQSLNNSSQPVAPQKQQVQPAAATGAETTTKTTTTATAAAAASPMTKADVQQQAQPIVQQQTTPPCGVSATSQQAAQTPSSPAPPQRPARRKQAQPPAAAHGTPDSGQTAASQQQTTLPSAAQAPPASAAISQKSAETTPPTSPKPTGERGHQRTPSDAAANSVVGAPATDSSLQPQGADRDAAPSQSLPSQPSTAQLVELGAGDADQDQNKDGSTILASADTTDAPTQPTWNPFDDDNFSNLTVDKFKTEAKKPTDLPLKIEPSSSEELIPGLQAVSVDNTPQDAVEGPIIPDVDPGASLQASLVVPDPFGILELSDAPEKLIEGLKSPDVSSLMLPDLLSLSDPFGGSLEDSTKDPLAADDSLLGCSLISGPSAPPAASGATSSVSSAPVSAASALDDFSLLSGDCAQSVADSSLLLSDFEPQQTPAEGGPEDEFDPIPVTGRKNSQDLQREPSSSVRPAAPAEDNLRLRTRRAAARVCDEHVSPSDDGSIQLQTSRPSPPAGRVRQLRSPSRPVPSDVLQPAPFKTPAKESAVELGGSSFFKSQKPTAACDVFLQAPFGKRPTDSADPHTFTSAPQPIQTSKRCPPGPGSSPPGPPSLCVRARPLHAETPLPQRPVAVHRVVSRIGQQAAVGSVAVGPLHSWTIGGRPLDDPFVRAPFQPRCSQGKP from the exons ATGAGGAAGTTCTTTGATTCTCGCCGGGAGTTGGTGAATTCCGGGCCCggttctggaggaggaggaggaggtggaggaggtgggggcggcTCCGGTCATGCAGGCGGAAATTTCATTGGCAGAGCCTTCAATGTCGGGCGACACCAGGTTACTGTTGAGGAGATCATCGCCGAAG GTGGCTTTGCAATCGTGTTCCTGGTGCGGACCAATCAAGGGGTGCGCTGCGCCCTGAAGAGGATGTACGTCAACAATGAGGATGATCTGCAGGTCTGCAAATGCGAGATTCAAATAATG AAAGACCTCGTGGGCCACAAGAACATCGTTGGTTACCTGGACTCCAGTATCACGGCCATGGGGTCGAGGGATGTATGGGAGGTCCTCATACTGATGGACTACTGCAAGG GGGGACAAGTGGTCAATTTGATGAATCAGAGGCTGCAAACCGGATTCACCGAGGCGGAGGCGCTACAGATCTTCTGTGACACCTGCGATGCCGTTTCTCGCCTGCACCAGCGCAAGACACCAATTGTCCACAGAGACCTTAAG GTGGAGAACATCCTCTTGCATGACAAGGGTCATTATGTGCTGTGTGACTTTGGCAGCGCCACCAACAAGTTCCAGAGCCCGCAGACGGAAGGAGTGGCCATCGTGGAGGAAGAGATCAAGAA GTACACGACTTTATCATATCGTGCTCCTGAGATGGTGAACCTCTACAATAACAAGATCATCACCACAAAAGCAGACATCTGG GCGCTGGGCTGTCTGCTCTACAAAGTCTGCTTCTTCACTCTGCCCTTCGGTGAAAGCCAGGTGGCCATCTGTGATGGCAGCTTCACCATCCCGGACAACTCGCGCTACTCCTATGATCTTCACTGCCTCATTC ggtacATGCTGGAGCCGGACCCGGACAAAAGGCCAGATATCTACCAGGTGTCCCACTTTGCTTTTAAGCTGGCTCAGCGGACCTGTCCTGTCCAGAATGTGAAG AATTCTCCAATTCCTTCTAAACTGCCTGAGCCCATTAAAGCGAGtgaggctgcagcagcaaagaAGAACCAGGCTAAACCCAG ACTGACTGATCCAATTCCCACCACTGAAACCTCCATCACCCCTCGCCAGAGGCCCAAAGCAGCCCACACCCAGCCCGCAGCTGGCATCCTACCCATCCAGCCTGCTGCGCTCACCCCCCGCAAGCGAGCTAATCTCCCAGGAGGTGCGGCTCAGCCTGTGG GAGTCAGCTTAAATCTGTCTCAGccagctgcagctctgcagtcACAGAAGGCACAGGCTCCAGCGCTGCCACTCGTCCAGTCACTAAACAATTCAAGTCAGCCTGTGGCTCCACAGAAGCAG CAGGTGCAGCCGgccgcagctacaggagccgagactacaacaaaaacaacaacaacagcgacaGCGGCTGCGGCTGCGTCGCCAATGACCAAGGCTGACGTCCAACAACAGGCGCAGCcgattgtgcagcagcagaCCACACCCCCCTGCGGGGTCAGCGCCACCTCCCAGCAGGCGGCTCAGACTCCATCGAGCCCGGCTCCGCCTCAGCGTCCAGCTCGGCGCAAGCAGGCCCAGCCGCCCGCGGCTGCGCACGGCACACCGGACTCCGGACAGACGGCTGCATCTCAGCAGCAGACGACTCTGCCCTCGGCGGCCCAGGCTCCGCCCGCCTCGGCCGCGATCAGCCAAAAATCTGCTGAGACG ACTCCACCCACTTCTCCGAAGCCAACCGGAGAGCGAGGCCACCAGCGCACGCCGAGTGACGCAGCAGCGAACAGCGTCGTTGGAGCTCCAGCGACCGACTCCTCACTGCAGCCTCAAGGAGCCGACCGAGACGCTGCCCCCAGCCA ATCACTTCCATCCCAGCCGAGCACCGCCCAGCTCGTGGAGCTCGGTGCTGGTGATGCAGATCAGGACCAAAATAAAGATGGTTCCACTATTCTAGCGTCCGCCGATACCACCGACGCCCCCACGCAGCCCACGTGGAACCCTTTTGACGATGACAACTTCTCCAACCTTACTGTAGACAAATTCAAAACTGAGGCCAAAAAGCCCACCG accttCCTTTAAAAATTGAACCATCATCCTCAGAGGAGTTGATACCAGGTCTGCAGGCCGTATCTGTGGATAATACACCTCAAGATGCTG TTGAGGGACCGATCATTCCCGATGTGGATCCTGGAGCCTCGCTGCAGGCCTCGCTGGTTGTCCCGGATCCTTTTGGTATCCTCGAGCTGTCTGATGCACCAG AGAAGCTGATTGAAGGACTCAAATCTCCAGACGTATCTTCACTCATGCTCCCCGACCTCTTGTCCTTGTCGGATCCCTTCGGTGGCTCCCTGGAAGATTCTACTAAAG ACCCTCTCGCCGCAGACGACTCCCTCCTGGGCTGCTCTCTGATCTCGGGTCCGTCCGCCCCTCCAGCGGCGAGCGGTGccacctcctccgtctcttcTGCCCCCGTCTCTGCTGCCTCCGCTCTGGATGATTTCAGTCTGTTGTCTGGAGACTGTGCACAGTCTGTAGCAG ACTCGTCCCTCTTGCTCTCAGACTTTGAGCCCCAGCAGACCCCCGCTGAGGGAGGCCCCGAGGATGAGTTCGATCCGATTCCCGTCACGGGCCGAAAGAATTCCCAAG ACCTGCAGAGGGAGCCGAGCAGCAGCGTGCGGCCCGCTGCTCCGGCTGAGGACAACCTGAGGCTCAGGACTCGGCGGGCCGCCGCACGTGTCTGCGATGAGCACGTGTCGCCATCAGATGATGGGAGCATACAGCTCCAGACAAGCCGGCCGTCTCCACCTGCCGGCAGAGTAAGGCAGctccggtccccgagccgccCGGTCCCCTCCGACGTCCTCCAGCCGGCCCCCTTTAAAACGCCGGCGAAAGAAAGCGCGGTGGAACTCGGCGGCTCctccttttttaaatctcaaAAACCCACGGCGGCCTGTGATGTTTTCCTCCAGGCGCCGTTTGGAAAGAGGCCGACCGACTCTGCTGACCCGCACACATTCACGTCCGCGCCGCAGCCGATTCAAACCAGCAAACGATGTCCCCCGGGTCCGGGATCGTCTCCGCCGGGTCCCCCGTCCCTCTGCGTGAGGGCCCGTCCTCTGCACGCGGAGACGCCTCTGCCCCAGCGGCCAGTGGCGGTGCACCGGGTCGTCTCCAGGATCGGTCAGCAGGCCGCCGTGGGTTCGGTGGCCGTGGGGCCTCTGCATTCCTGGACCATCGGGGGAAGACCTCTGGACGACCCGTTCGTCAGGGCGCCTTTCCAGCCGAGATGCTCTCAGGGGAAACCTTGA
- the LOC120832215 gene encoding AP2-associated protein kinase 1 isoform X3 has product MRKFFDSRRELVNSGPGSGGGGGGGGGGGGSGHAGGNFIGRAFNVGRHQVTVEEIIAEGGFAIVFLVRTNQGVRCALKRMYVNNEDDLQVCKCEIQIMKDLVGHKNIVGYLDSSITAMGSRDVWEVLILMDYCKGGQVVNLMNQRLQTGFTEAEALQIFCDTCDAVSRLHQRKTPIVHRDLKVENILLHDKGHYVLCDFGSATNKFQSPQTEGVAIVEEEIKKYTTLSYRAPEMVNLYNNKIITTKADIWALGCLLYKVCFFTLPFGESQVAICDGSFTIPDNSRYSYDLHCLIRYMLEPDPDKRPDIYQVSHFAFKLAQRTCPVQNVKNSPIPSKLPEPIKASEAAAAKKNQAKPRLTDPIPTTETSITPRQRPKAAHTQPAAGILPIQPAALTPRKRANLPGGAAQPVGVSLNLSQPAAALQSQKAQAPALPLVQSLNNSSQPVAPQKQQVQPAAATGAETTTKTTTTATAAAAASPMTKADVQQQAQPIVQQQTTPPCGVSATSQQAAQTPSSPAPPQRPARRKQAQPPAAAHGTPDSGQTAASQQQTTLPSAAQAPPASAAISQKSAETTPPTSPKPTGERGHQRTPSDAAANSVVGAPATDSSLQPQGADRDAAPSQSLPSQPSTAQLVELGAGDADQDQNKDGSTILASADTTDAPTQPTWNPFDDDNFSNLTVDKFKTEAKKPTDLPLKIEPSSSEELIPGLQAVSVDNTPQDAVEGPIIPDVDPGASLQASLVVPDPFGILELSDAPEKLIEGLKSPDVSSLMLPDLLSLSDPFGGSLEDSTKDPLAADDSLLGCSLISGPSAPPAASGATSSVSSAPVSAASALDDFSLLSGDCAQSVADSSLLLSDFEPQQTPAEGGPEDEFDPIPVTGRKNSQVSGGHSRSNSGGSESSLPSLARPMLLVDQLIDL; this is encoded by the exons ATGAGGAAGTTCTTTGATTCTCGCCGGGAGTTGGTGAATTCCGGGCCCggttctggaggaggaggaggaggtggaggaggtgggggcggcTCCGGTCATGCAGGCGGAAATTTCATTGGCAGAGCCTTCAATGTCGGGCGACACCAGGTTACTGTTGAGGAGATCATCGCCGAAG GTGGCTTTGCAATCGTGTTCCTGGTGCGGACCAATCAAGGGGTGCGCTGCGCCCTGAAGAGGATGTACGTCAACAATGAGGATGATCTGCAGGTCTGCAAATGCGAGATTCAAATAATG AAAGACCTCGTGGGCCACAAGAACATCGTTGGTTACCTGGACTCCAGTATCACGGCCATGGGGTCGAGGGATGTATGGGAGGTCCTCATACTGATGGACTACTGCAAGG GGGGACAAGTGGTCAATTTGATGAATCAGAGGCTGCAAACCGGATTCACCGAGGCGGAGGCGCTACAGATCTTCTGTGACACCTGCGATGCCGTTTCTCGCCTGCACCAGCGCAAGACACCAATTGTCCACAGAGACCTTAAG GTGGAGAACATCCTCTTGCATGACAAGGGTCATTATGTGCTGTGTGACTTTGGCAGCGCCACCAACAAGTTCCAGAGCCCGCAGACGGAAGGAGTGGCCATCGTGGAGGAAGAGATCAAGAA GTACACGACTTTATCATATCGTGCTCCTGAGATGGTGAACCTCTACAATAACAAGATCATCACCACAAAAGCAGACATCTGG GCGCTGGGCTGTCTGCTCTACAAAGTCTGCTTCTTCACTCTGCCCTTCGGTGAAAGCCAGGTGGCCATCTGTGATGGCAGCTTCACCATCCCGGACAACTCGCGCTACTCCTATGATCTTCACTGCCTCATTC ggtacATGCTGGAGCCGGACCCGGACAAAAGGCCAGATATCTACCAGGTGTCCCACTTTGCTTTTAAGCTGGCTCAGCGGACCTGTCCTGTCCAGAATGTGAAG AATTCTCCAATTCCTTCTAAACTGCCTGAGCCCATTAAAGCGAGtgaggctgcagcagcaaagaAGAACCAGGCTAAACCCAG ACTGACTGATCCAATTCCCACCACTGAAACCTCCATCACCCCTCGCCAGAGGCCCAAAGCAGCCCACACCCAGCCCGCAGCTGGCATCCTACCCATCCAGCCTGCTGCGCTCACCCCCCGCAAGCGAGCTAATCTCCCAGGAGGTGCGGCTCAGCCTGTGG GAGTCAGCTTAAATCTGTCTCAGccagctgcagctctgcagtcACAGAAGGCACAGGCTCCAGCGCTGCCACTCGTCCAGTCACTAAACAATTCAAGTCAGCCTGTGGCTCCACAGAAGCAG CAGGTGCAGCCGgccgcagctacaggagccgagactacaacaaaaacaacaacaacagcgacaGCGGCTGCGGCTGCGTCGCCAATGACCAAGGCTGACGTCCAACAACAGGCGCAGCcgattgtgcagcagcagaCCACACCCCCCTGCGGGGTCAGCGCCACCTCCCAGCAGGCGGCTCAGACTCCATCGAGCCCGGCTCCGCCTCAGCGTCCAGCTCGGCGCAAGCAGGCCCAGCCGCCCGCGGCTGCGCACGGCACACCGGACTCCGGACAGACGGCTGCATCTCAGCAGCAGACGACTCTGCCCTCGGCGGCCCAGGCTCCGCCCGCCTCGGCCGCGATCAGCCAAAAATCTGCTGAGACG ACTCCACCCACTTCTCCGAAGCCAACCGGAGAGCGAGGCCACCAGCGCACGCCGAGTGACGCAGCAGCGAACAGCGTCGTTGGAGCTCCAGCGACCGACTCCTCACTGCAGCCTCAAGGAGCCGACCGAGACGCTGCCCCCAGCCA ATCACTTCCATCCCAGCCGAGCACCGCCCAGCTCGTGGAGCTCGGTGCTGGTGATGCAGATCAGGACCAAAATAAAGATGGTTCCACTATTCTAGCGTCCGCCGATACCACCGACGCCCCCACGCAGCCCACGTGGAACCCTTTTGACGATGACAACTTCTCCAACCTTACTGTAGACAAATTCAAAACTGAGGCCAAAAAGCCCACCG accttCCTTTAAAAATTGAACCATCATCCTCAGAGGAGTTGATACCAGGTCTGCAGGCCGTATCTGTGGATAATACACCTCAAGATGCTG TTGAGGGACCGATCATTCCCGATGTGGATCCTGGAGCCTCGCTGCAGGCCTCGCTGGTTGTCCCGGATCCTTTTGGTATCCTCGAGCTGTCTGATGCACCAG AGAAGCTGATTGAAGGACTCAAATCTCCAGACGTATCTTCACTCATGCTCCCCGACCTCTTGTCCTTGTCGGATCCCTTCGGTGGCTCCCTGGAAGATTCTACTAAAG ACCCTCTCGCCGCAGACGACTCCCTCCTGGGCTGCTCTCTGATCTCGGGTCCGTCCGCCCCTCCAGCGGCGAGCGGTGccacctcctccgtctcttcTGCCCCCGTCTCTGCTGCCTCCGCTCTGGATGATTTCAGTCTGTTGTCTGGAGACTGTGCACAGTCTGTAGCAG ACTCGTCCCTCTTGCTCTCAGACTTTGAGCCCCAGCAGACCCCCGCTGAGGGAGGCCCCGAGGATGAGTTCGATCCGATTCCCGTCACGGGCCGAAAGAATTCCCAAG TTTCAGGAGGCCACTCGCGCAGTAACAGTGGCGGCTCTGAATCCAGCCTGCCCAGCTTGGCCCGCCCCATGCTGCTGGTGGACCAGCTCATCGACTTGTAG